A window of the Aspergillus flavus chromosome 6, complete sequence genome harbors these coding sequences:
- a CDS encoding peptidase C65 Otubain-domain-containing protein, which translates to MSLADVPWNHPGPLNHPLPARQGSTTNLYHHHSPHSSAFCNSGYSHLPSAVYPGNSSFFNMNTLSTEEMERFQKLSNEFEPDIQGPLVSTKQPSSAIAMDYASADPTFVAKTSALAVTHPFSRIMKGDGNCGWRAVAFGYFENLFNLRDTLRVHRELLRIKSMNVLLNQVGQQEHLYEIFVDATEEIFNQISEAIQNGVRDDSFLVDAFNNEYNSSAIITHFRILTSAWMKLNPHRYQAFLSLPVDQYCATRIETVKTEIDEVGLQALVDGVVEPAGFAVEILYLDRSEGDAVTPHMLTPARPSVVTIRLLYRPGHYDLLYQAETTVNMEPVVNYQYAMTSNYTPWDQGALSFDVNSSLMSIPNLMMDPTFGLAPSPIPAAPASPFQVSSPPDVYQPPIHTSPPVPMASPPPPRMSAPPPMSSLPSRSSDGPQIRLNPLVMKPNLSHSLPVTTPFKNSPYNQAHFQNQDFEPIHWEPSESRK; encoded by the exons ATGTCCTTGGCGGATGTCCCTTGGAATCACCCCGGTCCTCTGAATCATCCTCTCCCTGCTAGGCAAGGCTCCACAACCAACttatatcatcatcactcgCCCCATTCATCGGCTTTTTGCAACTCCGGGTATTCTCATTTACCAAGTGCCGTGTATCCTGGAaactcctctttcttcaacatgAACACCCTCTCGACAGAAGAAATGGAGCGGTTCCAGAAACTGTCCAATGAGTTTGAACCGGACATCCAG GGCCCTTTAGTGTCAACGAAACAACCAAGCAGTGCTATCGCCATGGACTATGCGAGTGCTGATCCTACTTTTGTCGCAAAGACTAGC GCGCTTGCAGTAACTCACCCATTCTCCCGTATCATGAAAGGGGACGGCAACTGTGGCTGGAGAG CTGTCGCATTCGGATATTTCGAGAATCTTTTCAACCTACGAGACACGCTCCGTGTACACCGCGAGCTACTCCGGATCAAGTCAATGAATGTGCTCCTTAATCAGGTCGGCCAACAGGAGCACCTGTATGAAATTTTCGTGGATGCGACAGAGGAGATATTTAACCAAATATCAGAGGCGATACAAAATGGCGTCCGCGATGACTCCTTCCTCGTAGACGCTTTCAATAATGAATACAATTCGAGTGCCATCATAACGCATTTCAGA ATCCTGACAAGTGCGTGGATGAAACTCAACCCTCACCGCTACCAGGCTTTTCTCTCGTTGCCGGTGGACCAGTATTGCGCAACCCGAATCGAGACGGTCAAGACAGAGATTGACGAAGTTGGCCTCCAAGCTTTAGTTGATGGTGTGGTCGAGCCTGCTGGATTCGCTGTTGAGATCTTGTATCTCGACCGCAGCGAAGGTGACGCAGTGACTCCTCACATGTTGACTCCCGCCCGGCCTAGTGTTGTGACTATTCGTCTACTCTATCGCCC GGGTCATTATGACTTGCTCTACCAGGCTGAAACTACTGTGAATATGGAGCCTGTGGTCAATTATCAATACGCGATGACTTCTAACTACACCCCCTGGGACCAAGGCGCGCTCTCATTCGATGTAAATTCAAGTTTAATGTCTATTCCGAATCTCATGATGGACCCAACTTTTGGGCTTGCCCCCTCTCCGATCCCTGCCGCCCCGGCCAGTCCTTTCCAAGTCTCGTCACCTCCAGATGTCTACCAACCTCCCATACACACCTCACCGCCTGTCCCTATGGCATCTCCGCCACCTCCTCGGATGTCAGCACCTCCGCCGATGAGCTCTTTACCAAGCCGCTCGTCGGACGGGCCACAGATTCGGTTGAATCCGCTGGTTATGAAGCCTAATCTAAGCCATTCTCTCCCAGTCACGACGCCATTTAAAAA CTCTCCCTATAATCAAGCACATTTTCAGAACCAAGACTTTGAACCAATTCATTGGGAACCTAGTGAATCTCGCAAATGA
- a CDS encoding uncharacterized protein (expressed protein) — protein sequence MNESINQSYLQTYTHLPTKKPSKRQNRKNNPPNPKLEKRKRKKKKDKPGTKRHANQKAKKILQDAYTKRTKKVRRDPVSSLISPLSSSIACAGCVCVPVSTIGEAVDGPMVHPNERGIHRDDIRCGDPDSTFRLGLKYWVSVGMQRKKREKICRCMLDVVFVFFCFPLFQLLWNQEI from the coding sequence atgaatgaatcaatcaatcaatcatacCTACAGACATACACGCACTTGCCAACAAAAAAACCCAGCAAACGCCAAAATAGAAAGAACAAccccccaaaccccaaattagaaaaaagaaaaagaaaaaaaaaaaaagacaaaccAGGGACCAAAAGACACGCAaaccaaaaagcaaaaaaaatTCTACAAGATGCATACActaaaagaacaaaaaaagtcAGGAGGGACCCAGTTTCATCGCTCATCAGTCCTTTATCATCATCCATAGCTTGTGCAGGCTGCGTCTGCGTGCCGGTTTCAACGATAGGGGAAGCAGTTGACGGTCCCATGGTCCACCCTAATGAGAGGGGGATCCACAGAGACGACATCCGCTGTGGGGACCCGGATTCCACCTTTCGCTTGGGGTTGAAATACTGGGTAAGTGTTGGAatgcagagaaagaaaagggaaaagataTGCAGATGCATGTTAGATGTggtgtttgttttcttctgttttcccCTCTTTCAACTTCTATGGAACCAAGAAATCTGA
- a CDS encoding putative COP9 signalosome subunit 2, whose product MRLTPASYDFEYEDADDDESGDIGIENKYYNAKQMKIDNPEEAIDEFLEVPALEQEKGDWGFKGLKQAIKLEFKLGRYSDAVEHYRELLTYVKSAVTRNYSEKSINNMLDYIEKGSDDDKAYQCMEEFYSLTLHSFQNTNNERLWLKTNIKLARLWLERKEYGQLSKKVRELHRACQREDGSDDPSKGTYLLELYALEIQMYAETKNNKRLKALYQRALRVRSAVPHPKIMGIIRECGGKMHMSEENWEEAQSDFFESFRNYDEAGSMQRIQVLKYLVLTTMLMKSDINPFYSQETKPYKSDPRISAMTDLVDAFQRDDIHAYEAVLSKNPDVLADPFIAENIDEVSRNMRTKAVLKLIAPYTRFTLAFISKHIKISIQEVQDILSFLILDKKLNAKIDQENGTVVVESTSDVDRLRSLEEWNASLRTLWRATLNDGEGFRTDETSQLHGMRGGPLFQSGFGDEAPPAVGLRAGRRLRTGWKGKGSGHGPKATGAGGY is encoded by the exons ATGCGATTGACTCCTGCTAGTTATGACTTTGAGTACGAAGATGCGGACGACGACGAGTCGGGAGACATCGGGATCGAGAATAAATATTACAACGCCAAACAAATGAAGATAGATAACCCGGAGGAAGCGATCGACGAGTTCCTGGAGGTACCGGCTCTGGAGCAAGAGAAAGGCGACTG ggGCTTTAAAGGTCTCAAGCAAGCCATAAAGCTGGAATTCAAACTCGGACGATACAGCGAT GCGGTTGAACACTACAGAGAACTCCTTACCTACGTCAAGTCGGCCGTTACACGAAACTATTCCGAAAAGTCTATCAACAACATGCTGGATTACATCGAGAAGGGCTCGGATGACGACAAGGCCTACCAGTGCATGGAAGAGTTCTATTCGTTGACACTACATTCGTTCCAAAACACAAATAATGAGCGTCTGTGGCTGAAGACCAATATTAAACTGGCCCGCCTATGGCTAGAACGCAAGGAGTACGGTCAACTGAGCAAGAAGGTGCGGGAGTTGCATCGGGCATGCCAGCGGGAAGATGGGTCGGATGATCCCAGCAAAGGAACGTACCTACTGGAACTATACGCACTGGAAATTCAAATGTACGCCGAGACGAAGAACAATAAGCGACTCAAAGCCCTGTATCAGCGTGCTCTCCGTGTGCGGTCGGCGGTGCCGCATCCTAAGATCATGGGTATTATCCGGGAATGCGGAGGGAAGATGCACATGAGCGAGGAAAACTGGGAAGAGGCGCAGAGCGATTTCTTTGAGTCGTTCCGGAACTACGACGAGGCGGGTTCGATGCAGCGCATCCAGGTTCTCAAGTATCTGGTGCTGACCACCATGCTGATGAAATCCGACATCAACCCGTTCTATTCGCAAGAGACCAAGCCCTACAAGAGCGACCCCCGCATCTCGGCCATGACTGATCTAGTCGATGCCTTCCAGCGCGACGATATCCATGCATACGAGGCGGTCCTGAGCAAGAATCCAGATGTTCTAGCAGATCCCTTTATCGCAGAGAACATCGACGAGGTCAGCCGAAACATGCGTACTAAGGCAGTCCTCAAGTTGATCGCACCCTACACGCGGTTCACGCTAGCGTTCATCTCCAAGCACATTAAAATCTCCATTCAAGAGGTACAGGACATTTTGAGTTTCTTGATCTTAGACAAGAAGTTGAACGCCAAAATCGACCAAGAAAATGGAACAGTTGTCGTGGAAAGCACTAGTGACGTGGATCGACTGCGATCCCTTGAAGAGTGGAACGCATCGCTCCGGACCCTTTGGCGGGCTACCTTAAATGACGGGGAAGGGTTCAGGACGGATGAAACGTCTCAACTCCACGGGATGAGAGGCGGACCCCTCTTCCAATCGGGATTTGGCGATGAAGCACCACCTGCAGTTGGTTTACGAGCTGGGCGCCGATTACGGACTGGATGGAAGGGTAAAGGCTCAGGACACGGGCCCAAGGCTACAGGTGCAGGCGGATATTAG
- a CDS encoding Rho GTPase Rho3: MGLCGRQTVVRRKMVLLGDGACGKTSALNVFTRGFFPTVYEPTVFENYVHDIFVDNVHMELSLWDTAGQEEFDRLRALSYEDTHVIMLCFSVDSPDSFENVASKWVDEISENCPGVKMVLTALKCDLRKDEFENPNPNAITYEQGLAKAKEIGAVKYLECSAVQNRGIMETFYEAAKVALEVKAQGSNGSKKGCVIL; this comes from the exons ATGGGTTTGTGCGGGCGTCAGACGGTTGTCCGCCGAAAGATGGTGCTGCT AGGCGACGGTGCTTGCGGCAAGACTTCGGCCTTGAACGTGTTCACAAGAGG GTTTTTCCCAACAGTATA TGAGCCGACTGTTTTTG AAAACTATGTCCACG ATATCTTTGTCGACAATGTACACATGGAATTATCGCTCTGGGATACCGCTGGCCAGGAGGAATTTGACCGATTGCGCGCGCTATCATACGAGGACACACATGTGATTATGCTTTGTTTTAGT GTTGACAGCCCGGATTCGTTCGAGAACGTCGCAAGCAAATGGGTCGACGAGATTTCGGAGAACTGCCCTGGTGTGAAGATGGTCCTCACAGCGCTCAAGTGTGACTTAAGAAAGGACGAATTCGAGAACCCTAACCCCAATGCTATCACGTACGAGCAAGGTCTAGCGAAGGCAAAGGAGATCGGTGCTGTGAAGTACCTGG AATGCTCTGCCGTTCAGAATCGCGGTATTATGGAGACTTTCTACGAAGCGGCCAAGGTCGCCCTTGAAGTGAAAGCCCAAGGATCGAACGGCTCCAAGAAAGGCTGTGTCATCCTGTAA
- a CDS encoding putative Lipoyltransferase has product MRLAHLHIPDITSFTRVSNLQQTLTTRLLAHKKLIPKDTAPGTTPIQPPDPTIITFTPNPVYTTGRRDLPPSNTSPTAHLSLPPPLEPIRSLLTSANGAEYHPTLRGGQTTYHGPGQMVAYTILDLRRLGLTPRCHIRVLENSVVDVLRGYGIRGLITEDPGVWVPPVSGEGVPKKVTAVGVHLRRNISSYGIGFNVTEEPMWWFKQIVACGLEGREATSLEGQGVSGVEIGEVAERFVSAFVERVNQDFACGEGAKGEKIEGVYRITEENVLGVD; this is encoded by the coding sequence ATGCGTCTCGCCCACCTCCACATCCCAGACATAACGTCCTTCACACGAGTCTCCAACCTACAACAAACCCTCACAACACGCCTCCTCGCCCACAAAAAGCTCATTCCCAAAGATACCGCCCCAGGCACAACCCCCATACAACCCCCGGACCCAACCATCATAACCTTCACCCCGAACCCGGTCTACACAACAGGCCGCCGCGACCTCCCACCCTCCAACACAAGTCCCACAGCTCACCTCTCACTACCCCCTCCACTCGAGCCGATCCGCTCGCTCCTCACCTCCGCAAACGGCGCAGAGTATCACCCCACGCTCCGCGGCGGGCAAACGACATACCATGGGCCGGGGCAGATGGTAGCGTATACGATCCTCGACTTGCGGCGGCTAGGACTCACGCCGAGATGCCACATCCGGGTGCTGGAGAATAGTGTTGTGGATGTGTTGCGCGGGTACGGGATCCGGGGATTGATTACGGAGGATCCGGGGGTGTGGGTGCCGCCGGTGAGTGGGGAGGGAGTGCCGAAGAAGGTTACGGCGGTGGGGGTGCATCTGCGGAGGAATATTAGTAGTTATGGGATTGGGTTTAATGTGACGGAGGAGCCGATGTGGTGGTTTAAGCAGATTGTGGCGTGTGGGCTTGAGGGGAGGGAGGCGACGAGTTTGGAAGGGCAGGGGGTTTCTGGGGTTGAGATTGGGGAGGTTGCGGAGCGGTTTGTGAGTGCGTTTGTGGAGAGGGTGAATCAGGATTTTGCTTGTGGTGAAGGTGCTAAGGGGGAGAAGATTGAGGGTGTGTATAGGATCACGGAGGAGAATGTGCTTGGTGTGGATTAG
- a CDS encoding putative pyridoxamine phosphate oxidase yields the protein MTESLNPPLSYEASATTTHPHVASTLPQEVIACLKNSRFLHLATCDGLTPHVSLMSYTYLPSTPYDQYPTIIMTTNPSSRKTNHLLTNPRVSLLVHDWVSHRPPTRAPNPGGQRDGSPPPAATRSSLANLLLNLNTSALSSISTTIAGSARVLEPGSEEEAWCKEQHLENNTFEEEMGLFGQQQRQQPGQRRPSISIDDDVRVVTVRVREGRIADWKGGVRDWQVVLEGEDQPAPLVNGTLESQ from the exons ATGACAGAGAGCTTGAACCCTCCCCTCTCATACGAGGCATCAGCCACGACAACCCATCCGCATGTGGCAAGCACGCTGCCCCAAGAGGTCATTGCATGCTTGAAGAATTCACGATTT CTTCATCTGGCAACATGTGACGGCCTGACCCCTCATGTCTCTCTCATGTCCTATACCTACCTGCCCTCGACGCCTTACGACCAGTATCCCACGATCATCATGACCACAAATCCTTCCTCTCGCAAGACAAACCATCTTTTGACCAATCCGCGAGTTTCCCTGCTTGTCCACGATTGGGTGTCACACCGTCCGCCCACCCGTGCACCCAACCCCGGAGGTCAGCGCGACGGATCCCCGCCTCCGGCTGCGACCCGTTCATCCTTGGCCAACCTTCTGTTGAATCTGAACACAAGCGCGCTATCAAGTATCTCTACCACCATCGCCGGTTCGGCTCGTGTCCTGGAACCTGGCTCTGAGGAGGAAGCTTGGTGCAAAGAGCAGCATCTGGAGAACAACACTTTCGAGGAGGAAATGGGGCTCTTTggccagcagcagcggcaacAACCCGGCCAACGGAGGCCCAGTATCTCCATCGACGATGACGTCCGGGTGGTCACCGTCCGGGTACGTGAGGGCCGAATTGCAGACTGGAAAGGAGGCGTACGGGACTGGCAGGTTGTCCTAGAAGGTGAAGACCAACCCGCGCCGCTGGTCAATGGGACTTTGGAGTCGCAATAG
- a CDS encoding aminoalcoholphosphotransferase, translating into MVYIRQHQLPKLREYRYAGVDHSLISRYVLKPFYNNVVIKCFPMSMAPNAITLTGFFFVVINFLTILWYNPTLDQDCPSWVYASCAVGLFLYQTFDGVDGIQARRTKQSGPLGELFDHSVDACNTALGVLIFCAAMNFGQSWATVVTLWGSTMTFYVQTWDEYYTQVLTLGIISGPVEGVLTLCLVFGLTAYMGGGSFWHQSMLETVGVPKLDAIPEQLYDMPFTQWYLVYGAIVLFFATGSSIVHVMQIRRERGQDPIAPLFGLLPLVAVWVFVPAYLYLQPTILENYMVPFALYVGLVNAYAVGRMITAHLVKSSFPYFNVLLCPLALAVLDSAGPVFGLWPSALGGGDGQVAFVYVCLGLAIGVYGSFIHDIITTICDYIDIWCLTIKHPYVEKQTANGEVDAVEKKMS; encoded by the exons ATGGTGTACATCCGGCAGCATCAACTGCCCAAATTGCGGGAATACCGCTATGCGGGTGTCGACCACTCGCTGATAAGCCGATACGTCCTGAAACCATTCTATAACAATGTCGTGATCAAGTGTTTCCCCATGAGCATGGC TCCTAACGCC ATCACCTTAACTGGCTTCTTTTTTGTGGTAATCAACTTCCTCACGATACTATGGTACAACCCTACTCTAGACCAAGACTGCCCGTCTTGGGTTTATGCCAGCTGCGCCGTGGGATTGTTCTTGTATCAGACCTTCGACGGAGTAGACGGTATTCAAGC ACGGAGAACTAAGCAAAGTGGTCCTCTGGGCGAGTTGTTCGACCACA GCGTTGATGCGTGCAACACAGCTTTAGGAGTGTTGATCTTCTGTGCGGCAATGAACTTTGGCCAGTCATGGGCTACTGTTGTGACTCTTTGGGGAT CAACCATGACATTCTATGTTCAGACCTGGGATGAGTACTACACCCAAGTGCTTACTCTTGGAATTATCTCTGGTCCCGTGGAAGGTGTTCTGACGCTTTGTCTCGTCTTCGGCCTCACGGCTTACATGGGAGGCGGTAGCTTCTGGCATCAGTCAATGCTGGAGACCGTTGGTGTTCCCAAGTTGGATGCCATCCCGGAGCAGCTGTATGACATGCCTTTTACGCAGTGGTATCTGGTCTACGGCGCGATTGTACTCTTCTTCGCCACCGGATCGAGTATTGTGCATGTCATGCAAATTCGGAGAGAGCGTGGGCAGGACCCCATTGCACCGCTCTTTGGTCTTCTGCCCCTTGTTGCGGTGTGGGTGTTCGTGCCGGCCTATCTCTATCTGCAACCAACTATCTTGGAGAACTACATGGTCCCATTTGCCCTTTACGTGGGTCTGGTCAACGCATACGCGGTGGGCAGGATGATCACTGCACACCTGGTCAAGTCCAGTTTCCCTTACTTCAACGTGCTTCTTTGCCCCCTTGCACTTGCTGTTCTTGACAGCGCTGGCCCCGTATTTGGTCTGTGGCCCAGCGCACTGGGCGGCGGAGACGGTCAGGTTGCCTTCGTTTACGTGTGTCTCGGTCTGGCGATTGGTGTTTATGGAAGCTTCATC CACGACATTATTACCACGATATGTGACTACATCGACATCTGGTGCCTCACTATCAAGCACCCCTATGTTGAGAAGCAAACCGCGAATGGTGAAGTGGATGCAgttgagaagaagatgagctGA
- a CDS encoding 40S ribosomal protein S27, translating to QVLAVDLLNPTPQAEARKHKLKQLVPAPRSFFMDVKCPGCFTITTVFSHAQTVVVCAGCSTVLCQPTGGKARLTEGCSFRRK from the exons CAGGTTCTCGCGGTCGACCTTCTCAACCCTACGCCTCAGGCCGAGGCCCGCAAGCACAAGCTCAAG CAACTTGTGCCTGCTCCCCGCTCCTTCTTCATGGACGTCAAGTGCCCCGGCTgcttcaccatcaccaccgtTTTCTCCCACGCCCAGACCGTCGTCGTCTGCGCCGGTTGCTCGACCGTCCTCTGCCAGCCCACCGGTGGCAAGGCCCGTCTCACTGAGGGCTGCTCTTTCCGCAGAAAGTAG
- a CDS encoding serine hydrolase FSH gives MSKQPLKLLMLHGYTQSGPLFHAKSRALIKHLTKAFPLHDVTATYPTGPLRLNPADIPGYEPTQETPTEPLEAYGWFRRSNTASPPEYLGLEDGLAAVAKVMSEEGPFDGVIGFSQGAAMAAMVVSLLEPGRKEAFARFLDANVASEGKGETDAVVAGVPFPKAFEGLSHPPFKFALCYSGFRSPGARYRGFYESPALQTPILHVLGSLDAVVEESRSRALVEACAGDPEKEGKVVWHPGGHFLPSQRPYLDAAVRFIREQLEGGNKKDAEEEDVNDMDLPF, from the coding sequence atgTCCAAACAACCCCTCAAACTCCTAATGCTACACGGCTACACCCAATCCGGCCCCCTCTTCCACGCCAAAAGCCGCGCCCTAATCAAACACCTCACGAAAGCCTTCCCCCTCCACGACGTAACAGCAACCTACCCAACCGGCCCCCTACGCCTCAACCCCGCCGACATCCCCGGCTACGAACCCACCCAAGAAACCCCCACTGAGCCCCTCGAAGCCTACGGCTGGTTCCGGCGCTCCAACACCGCCTCGCCGCCCGAATACCTCGGTCTCGAGGACGGGCTGGCGGCCGTCGCAAAAGTGATGTCCGAGGAGGGGCCCTTCGACGGCGTGATCGGGTTCTCGCAGGGCGCGGCCATGGCCGCCATGGTGGTTTCGTTGCTCGAGCCGGGTCGGAAGGAGGCGTTTGCGAGGTTTTTGGATGCGAATGTTGCGTCGGAGGGGAAGGGTGAGACCGATGCTGTTGTGGCTGGGGTACCGTTTCCGAAGGCGTTTGAGGGGTTGAGTCATCCGCCTTTTAAGTTTGCGCTGTGTTATAGTGGATTTCGCTCGCCGGGGGCGCGGTATCGAGGGTTTTATGAGAGTCCGGCGTTGCAGACGCCGATTTTGCATGTTTTGGGGTCATTAgatgctgttgttgaggaGTCGAGGAGTAGGGCGTTGGTTGAGGCTTGTGCGGGAGATCCGGAGAAGGAGGGTAAGGTTGTGTGGCATCCTGGTGGACATTTCTTGCCGAGCCAGAGGCCGTACCTGGATGCTGCGGTGAGGTTTATTAGGGAGCAGTTGGAGGGCGGTAACAAGAAGGAtgcggaagaggaggatgtgaATGATATGGACTTGCCCTTTTAG
- a CDS encoding putative proteasome regulatory particle subunit (26S proteasome regulatory complex, subunit RPN5/PSMD12) has protein sequence MADGVLKAEKDFSKDADKLIPEAEQIAKVGFAPYSCTRTDAQRAIDSLLGLEKQARQASDLPTTSRLLVTIVTLSKNSGDWNLLNDQVLLLSKKHGQLKQAITKMVQVVMGFLDETPNLDVKLSVIQTLRTVTEGKIFVEVERARVTRILSNIKKSQGDLNAAADILCELQVETFGSMTRREKTEFILEQVALCIERGDWTQATILSRKINKRYFNRKPKKSPEEIAKLKKEAEEREKTRGPDEPPMEVDDDVTDLKLRYYEQQIILSNHDYKYLEVCKHYREVLDTESVENNPEQLRAVLARIIYYIILSPYDNEQSDLLHRIQSDSRISMVPVENRLLKFFTIHELMRWPAIGQQFGPHLCNTDVFSPKPSQSADDQPFKRWQDLRKRVIEHNVRVVAKYYTRIQMGRLTQLLDLTEEETEKYISELVTSKTIYAKIDRPARLINFAKPRDADDVLNEWSSDMKSLLGLLERIDHLITKEEMMARILPTREKGKAR, from the exons ATGGCTGACGGAGTATTGAAGGCGGAGAAGGACTTCTCCAAGGATGCTGACAAGCTGATTCCCGAGGCCGAGCAGATCGCCAAGGTTGGATTCGCTCCATATAGCTGCACTCGA ACCGATGCCCAACGCGCGATTGACAGTCTGCTCGGACTGGAGAAACAAGCGAGACAG GCCTCTGACCTCCCAACTACATCCCGCCTTCTCGTCACGATTGTAACCCTTAGCAAAAACTCCGGAGACTGGAACCTTCTCAACGACCAagtcctccttctctccaagAAGCATGGCCAGCTTAAACAAGCCATTACAAAGATGGTGCAGGTGGTGATGGGATTCCTGGATGAGACACCCAACTTGGATGTGAAGTTGTCTGTCATCCAGACCCTCCGGACTGTGACTGAGGGAAAG ATCTTTGTCGAAGTCGAAAGAGCCCGCGTCACCCGCATCCTGTCGAACATCAAGAAATCTCAAGGCGATCTCAATGCCGCCGCTGATATTCTCTGCGAACTGCAAGTTGAGACATTCGGATCCATGACTAGAAGAGAGAAGACCGAATTTATTCTGGAACAAGTGGCCCTTTGCATAGAGCGTGGCGACTGGACACAAGCAACAATCTTGAGCCGCAAGATCAATAAGCGTTACTTCAATCGtaagccgaagaagagcccCGAGGAGATCGCGAAGCTCAAGAAGGAGGCcgaggaaagggagaagaccCGTGGTCCGGATGAGCCCCCGATGGAAGTTGACGACGACGTAACGGATCTGAAGCTCCGCTACTATGAACAACAGATCATCCTTTCGAACCATGATTACAAGTATCTGGAGGTGTGTAAACATTATCGGGAAGTGCTGGATACAGAGTCGGTAGAAAACAACCCAGAACAGCTGCGAGCA GTTCTTGCCCGGATTATCTACTACATCATCCTGTCCCCGTATGACAACGAACAGTCAGATCTGTTGCACCGCATCCAATCGGACTCTCGAATCTCAATGGTTCCCGTGGAAAACCGGCTTCTGAAGTTTTTCACCATTCACGAACTGATGCGCTGGCCGGCCATTGGACAGCAATTCGGCCCCCATTTGTGCAATACCGATGTCTTCAGCCCCAAGCCCAGCCAGTCCGCAGACGACCAACCATTCAAGCGGTGGCAAGATCTTCGGAAGCGGGTTATTGAACACAATGTTCGTGTTGTGGCCAAATATTACACGCGGATCCAGATGGGCCGATTGACTCAGCTTTTGGACTTAACTGAGGAGGAGACGGAGAAGTACATCAGTGAATTGGTCACATCGAAGACAATCTATGCGAAGATCGACCGTCCCGCGCGGCTGATCAACTTCGCCAAGCCGCGCGATGCTGATGATGTGTTGAACGAATGGAGTAGCGACATGAAGAGCCTCCTGGGGCTCTTGGAGCGCATCGACCACTTGATCACcaaggaagagatgatggCCCGTATCCTCCCCACCCGGGAGAAGGGTAAGGCCCGTTAA